One window from the genome of Bacillus mesophilus encodes:
- the yiaA gene encoding inner membrane protein YiaA, whose translation MANEHDVVVETGKPNEKKIKEERKDGEPTPAFIGASWAALLVGVTAYLIGLFNATMQLNEKGYYFAVLVFGLYAAVSLQKAVRDKEEGIPVTTIYYGISWLALIISISLMAIGLYNAGSIVLSEKGFYAMSFVLSLFAAITVQKNIRDTQRARERA comes from the coding sequence ATGGCTAATGAACATGATGTAGTAGTTGAAACAGGTAAACCAAATGAAAAAAAGATAAAAGAAGAAAGAAAAGATGGGGAACCAACTCCGGCTTTTATAGGTGCTTCTTGGGCAGCACTTTTAGTGGGTGTTACGGCTTATCTTATAGGCTTGTTCAATGCAACGATGCAGCTTAACGAAAAAGGGTATTACTTTGCTGTTTTAGTATTCGGACTCTATGCAGCGGTATCTTTACAAAAAGCAGTAAGAGATAAAGAGGAAGGCATACCTGTTACTACTATTTATTATGGTATTAGTTGGCTGGCTCTTATTATATCAATCTCATTAATGGCAATCGGTTTATACAATGCGGGAAGTATTGTTTTAAGCGAGAAGGGATTTTATGCGATGTCATTTGTACTTAGTCTATTTGCAGCCATCACGGTTCAAAAGAATATTAGAGACACACAGAGGGCTAGAGAAAGAGCTTAA
- a CDS encoding VanZ family protein, translating to MKKFISWTAVILWMGLIFYLSSQLATESSKLSRGVTDVLLESVEKIAPDSKLHISDYNHIVRKNAHFFVYLVLGVLVINALDRRKKRSMLLAIGICILYAISDEFHQLFVPGRGAQVKDVFIDSAGACIGIVVYNLISRRIEGQGPRSSYYN from the coding sequence ATGAAGAAGTTTATATCTTGGACAGCTGTAATCCTATGGATGGGATTAATCTTTTATCTATCATCACAACTTGCTACTGAGTCTAGCAAACTTAGTAGAGGTGTGACAGATGTTTTACTTGAAAGTGTAGAAAAGATTGCACCTGATTCTAAATTACATATTAGTGACTACAATCATATAGTTAGGAAAAATGCGCACTTCTTTGTTTATTTAGTACTTGGGGTATTAGTTATCAATGCTTTAGACAGAAGGAAGAAGAGGAGTATGTTACTCGCTATAGGAATTTGTATACTTTACGCTATATCGGATGAATTTCATCAACTATTTGTTCCAGGCAGAGGTGCACAAGTTAAGGATGTGTTTATTGACAGTGCTGGGGCATGTATTGGGATAGTGGTATATAACTTAATTAGTAGACGGATCGAGGGACAGGGACCTCGTTCCAGCTATTATAATTAA
- a CDS encoding DnaD domain protein, whose protein sequence is MAKFRIVRTDFWVDPIVSEEMSPEDRYFMLYLLTNPLTTQVGIYKVTKKQIAFDTGYSIESVAALMNRFIHHHKVIRYNPETRELAIKHWGKYNTIHKGGKPFMDCIVSELKEVEDLSLIAYVTEGVTKEDIRAIYLSFCNSEKAEEVVAADESLTNQHSTGTQIETELPIKDNLEVDSFIEDDTKEIITFWDENGFGLSNVNGKQQLLSWLENSKFKNPKGIILKAMTIACSNNTRRLNYVVGILKNWENSSLLTVEEIDSYNEAMQSNTKVRGRLEDFLGDRATPKHFILDLTAGEDL, encoded by the coding sequence ATGGCAAAGTTTAGAATCGTGAGAACAGATTTTTGGGTGGATCCGATTGTTTCAGAAGAAATGTCTCCAGAGGATAGATATTTCATGCTATATCTTTTGACAAATCCCCTTACAACACAAGTCGGGATTTATAAAGTGACGAAGAAGCAAATCGCCTTTGATACGGGGTATTCGATTGAAAGTGTAGCTGCTTTAATGAATCGTTTTATTCATCATCACAAGGTAATACGCTATAATCCTGAAACTAGAGAGCTAGCGATCAAACACTGGGGGAAATATAACACGATTCATAAAGGTGGAAAGCCTTTTATGGATTGTATTGTGTCCGAACTTAAAGAGGTGGAAGATCTCTCGCTTATTGCCTATGTTACAGAAGGCGTGACGAAGGAAGACATTCGAGCTATTTATTTATCTTTTTGTAATTCTGAAAAAGCAGAAGAAGTAGTAGCAGCTGATGAGTCGTTAACGAATCAACATTCGACCGGTACTCAGATAGAAACAGAATTACCAATTAAGGATAATCTAGAAGTTGATAGCTTTATTGAAGACGATACAAAGGAGATTATTACCTTCTGGGATGAAAATGGGTTTGGTTTATCAAATGTGAATGGGAAACAGCAATTACTGTCGTGGTTAGAAAACTCCAAGTTTAAGAATCCAAAGGGTATAATCCTTAAAGCAATGACCATTGCTTGTTCAAATAATACTAGAAGACTGAATTATGTTGTGGGAATCCTTAAAAACTGGGAAAACTCATCTCTGTTGACGGTAGAAGAAATAGACTCCTATAACGAGGCTATGCAGTCTAATACAAAGGTAAGAGGGAGATTAGAAGATTTTCTAGGAGATAGAGCGACTCCGAAGCATTTTATACTGGATCTAACAGCAGGTGAGGATTTGTGA
- a CDS encoding ABC transporter ATP-binding protein yields the protein MEELLEVRKLKKYFPVKKGLIQRTVGQVKAVDEVSFSLIKGETLGLVGESGCGKSTLGRTVLQLLKPSSGEVMYKGKDLTKMSFKDLRPFRKEIQMIFQDPYASLNSRKSIRDILTEPYKIHSLYTNKEREERVSEMLQRVGLNQAFMNRYPHEFSGGQRQRIGIARALMLEPNLIIADEPVSALDVSVQAQVLNLMQDLQEEFKLTYLFIAHDLSVVKHFSTRVGVMYLGRMVELADKKSLYDQPSHPYTQALLSAVPVPRVGGTRERIILTGDVPSPQNPPKGCAFHTRCSQCMDICREVRPELKEIAKGHQVACHLY from the coding sequence ATGGAGGAACTATTAGAAGTTCGTAAACTCAAAAAATACTTTCCAGTAAAAAAAGGACTCATCCAAAGAACAGTAGGTCAAGTAAAGGCAGTCGATGAGGTGTCTTTTTCATTAATCAAAGGGGAGACATTAGGACTGGTTGGAGAAAGTGGATGTGGAAAATCGACGTTAGGTAGAACTGTCCTTCAGTTGCTAAAGCCCTCTTCGGGTGAAGTGATGTACAAAGGAAAAGACCTAACAAAAATGTCATTTAAAGATCTTCGTCCGTTTCGAAAAGAGATTCAAATGATATTTCAAGATCCATATGCCTCTTTGAATTCTAGAAAGTCGATTCGGGATATTTTAACCGAGCCATACAAGATTCATAGCCTTTACACAAATAAAGAACGAGAAGAACGAGTAAGCGAGATGCTTCAGAGGGTCGGGTTAAACCAAGCATTCATGAATCGTTATCCACACGAGTTCAGTGGTGGTCAAAGGCAAAGAATTGGGATTGCTAGAGCACTAATGCTAGAACCCAATCTAATTATTGCAGATGAACCAGTGTCAGCACTTGATGTTTCAGTCCAAGCCCAGGTGCTGAACTTAATGCAGGATCTTCAAGAAGAGTTTAAGTTAACGTATTTATTTATTGCTCATGATTTAAGTGTGGTGAAACACTTTAGCACAAGGGTTGGGGTCATGTATCTAGGAAGAATGGTTGAACTAGCAGATAAGAAAAGCTTATATGACCAACCTTCACATCCGTACACACAAGCCTTACTATCGGCCGTTCCTGTTCCAAGAGTCGGTGGAACAAGAGAAAGAATCATATTAACAGGAGACGTTCCAAGCCCTCAAAACCCACCTAAGGGCTGTGCCTTTCACACAAGATGTTCCCAATGTATGGATATTTGTAGAGAAGTTAGGCCAGAGCTAAAAGAGATAGCTAAAGGGCACCAAGTGGCTTGTCATTTGTATTAG
- a CDS encoding ABC transporter ATP-binding protein, whose product MTALLEVKDLEILFKKDQDYISTVKGVSFLVNTGETLGVVGESGCGKSVTSLSIMGLLPSDYSKLGADSKIEYNGKSLIKMSDGEYRQIRGKEISMIFQDPMSSLNPVLTIGYQMNEMILAHSKVSKAEARKKSVSMLKKVGIPRAEEIINEYPHQLSGGMRQRVMIAIALSCNPKLLIADEPTTALDVTIQAQILDLMKSLQQEFNTAIMLITHDLGVVAENCDRVIVMYAGKVVEEGPVEHIFNHTKHPYTVGLLHSIPSLADEQQRLMDIPGSVPLADQMPKGCRFAPRCQFATAKCNEQEPPREKISEEHFTSCWLYSEEGVN is encoded by the coding sequence ATGACAGCTCTCTTAGAAGTGAAGGATCTTGAAATCTTATTTAAGAAGGATCAGGATTATATTTCAACTGTAAAGGGTGTAAGTTTCCTCGTAAACACCGGAGAAACACTTGGTGTCGTCGGGGAATCTGGTTGTGGAAAAAGTGTCACATCACTCTCAATCATGGGGCTGCTCCCAAGTGATTACAGTAAGCTTGGTGCTGATTCTAAAATTGAATACAATGGAAAATCATTAATTAAGATGTCAGACGGTGAATATCGGCAAATCAGAGGGAAAGAGATTTCGATGATTTTCCAGGATCCGATGTCATCTTTAAATCCGGTATTAACCATTGGATATCAGATGAATGAAATGATTTTAGCTCATTCAAAAGTATCAAAGGCAGAGGCGAGGAAAAAATCAGTTTCCATGTTAAAAAAGGTAGGGATCCCAAGAGCTGAGGAAATTATTAATGAGTATCCACATCAGCTTTCTGGGGGAATGAGGCAGCGGGTCATGATTGCCATTGCCTTATCCTGTAATCCCAAATTATTAATTGCTGATGAGCCAACCACAGCTCTTGATGTCACCATTCAAGCCCAAATTCTTGATCTAATGAAATCATTACAACAGGAATTCAATACGGCGATCATGTTAATCACCCACGATCTGGGGGTAGTAGCCGAAAATTGTGACAGAGTGATTGTGATGTATGCTGGAAAAGTGGTTGAAGAGGGACCAGTAGAACATATTTTTAATCATACAAAACATCCATATACAGTCGGCTTATTGCACTCCATACCGAGTTTAGCAGATGAACAACAGCGGCTGATGGACATACCAGGATCGGTACCATTAGCTGACCAAATGCCAAAAGGCTGTCGTTTCGCCCCTCGATGCCAGTTTGCCACTGCTAAATGCAATGAACAAGAGCCTCCGAGAGAAAAAATTTCAGAAGAACATTTTACTAGCTGTTGGCTTTACAGTGAGGAAGGTGTGAATTAA
- a CDS encoding DUF1028 domain-containing protein, producing MKSIKIPRDYVNTFSIVGYDPETKEHGVAVASKFLAVGSLVPWAKAGVGAIATQSWVNVDYGRKGLQLMEEGKSAEEALSILTEHDDKKNSRQVGLVDANGNGATHTGEDCYSWAGGLVGENFACQGNILVDDQVVVAMSEAFKNSTGDLATRLLKALSAGDDAGGDSRGKQSAALLVVKDKGGYGGFDDRYIDLRVDDHQEPVSELTRLLELHQLYFKKSESKDILKIEGPLKDQLISQLLKLDYISSDQPTDEQLFEGLHSFHLIENFDERIQNVGYVDKKVVEFIENLVKRED from the coding sequence ATGAAATCAATTAAAATACCTCGAGACTATGTGAATACATTTTCAATTGTCGGATATGACCCAGAAACAAAAGAGCATGGCGTAGCTGTTGCATCTAAGTTTTTAGCTGTTGGATCACTTGTTCCATGGGCAAAAGCTGGAGTCGGAGCCATTGCTACACAATCTTGGGTCAATGTGGATTATGGACGTAAAGGATTACAATTGATGGAAGAAGGTAAAAGCGCCGAAGAGGCACTTAGTATCTTAACAGAGCATGATGATAAAAAGAATTCTCGACAAGTTGGATTGGTTGATGCAAATGGTAATGGGGCCACACATACAGGTGAAGATTGTTATAGCTGGGCAGGTGGGCTTGTTGGAGAAAACTTTGCCTGTCAAGGAAATATCCTAGTTGACGATCAGGTTGTAGTTGCCATGAGTGAGGCATTCAAAAATAGTACGGGAGACCTTGCTACTAGACTATTAAAAGCTTTGTCTGCTGGGGATGACGCTGGAGGAGATAGTCGAGGAAAACAATCTGCTGCCCTTTTGGTTGTAAAAGATAAGGGTGGATATGGTGGATTTGATGATCGCTATATAGATTTACGCGTTGATGATCATCAGGAACCTGTAAGTGAACTTACTAGATTACTAGAGCTTCATCAGCTCTATTTTAAAAAATCCGAATCAAAGGATATCTTAAAGATAGAGGGACCCCTAAAAGATCAGCTCATCTCACAGTTATTAAAATTAGACTATATAAGCAGTGATCAACCAACTGATGAACAGCTTTTTGAAGGATTACATTCCTTTCATTTAATTGAAAACTTTGATGAACGAATCCAAAACGTTGGATATGTAGATAAAAAGGTAGTTGAGTTTATCGAAAATTTAGTGAAGCGAGAGGACTGA
- a CDS encoding ABC transporter permease — protein MEPNINFNETPPIKGENRINIEKVKKVEGPWKIAFKKFRKDRAAIVGTIILMIILSLLFLAPVLPLANPEEVDLANRLKPIGSEGSVLGTDDLGRDLLSRLIWGGRVSVAIGFIAVGIALFFGAILGLIAGYFQRFFDTVIMRFMDILMAFPYVLLAIAIIAALGPGLMNTMIAVSIVGIPYYARIVRGSALMYRNMEFVLAERALGAGHGHIIVHHILPHCFPPLIVAASLDVGWMILAASGMSFLGLGAQPPMSEWGVMLSEGQKFIRVAPHVSLLPGFAIFLVVLSLNLVGDGLRDAFDPKSK, from the coding sequence ATGGAACCAAATATCAATTTTAATGAAACGCCTCCAATTAAAGGCGAAAATCGAATCAATATAGAAAAAGTGAAGAAGGTCGAAGGACCATGGAAGATCGCTTTTAAAAAGTTTCGAAAAGATAGGGCCGCGATAGTAGGAACAATCATTTTAATGATTATTCTTAGTTTATTATTTTTAGCCCCAGTATTACCCCTAGCCAATCCAGAGGAAGTTGATTTAGCCAACCGACTTAAACCGATTGGAAGTGAAGGATCTGTACTCGGTACTGATGACCTGGGGAGAGATCTATTAAGTAGACTTATTTGGGGTGGAAGAGTCTCAGTTGCTATAGGCTTTATTGCGGTTGGAATTGCCCTATTTTTTGGAGCTATATTGGGTTTAATTGCAGGATATTTTCAAAGGTTCTTTGATACTGTCATTATGCGTTTTATGGATATCTTAATGGCCTTTCCATATGTCCTTTTAGCTATTGCGATTATTGCTGCTTTAGGACCTGGGTTAATGAATACGATGATTGCAGTAAGTATTGTAGGAATACCTTATTATGCACGTATTGTGAGAGGTAGCGCCTTAATGTATCGAAATATGGAATTTGTATTGGCAGAACGTGCCCTCGGTGCAGGTCATGGCCATATTATTGTTCACCATATTTTACCGCACTGTTTTCCTCCATTAATCGTTGCTGCGAGTCTTGATGTAGGCTGGATGATTTTAGCTGCTTCAGGGATGAGCTTTTTAGGTCTAGGTGCCCAGCCTCCGATGTCAGAGTGGGGTGTTATGTTAAGTGAAGGACAAAAGTTTATTCGTGTTGCGCCACATGTAAGTCTCTTACCTGGATTTGCAATTTTCCTTGTCGTACTTTCACTCAACTTAGTGGGAGATGGATTAAGAGATGCATTTGATCCTAAATCAAAATAA
- a CDS encoding ABC transporter permease subunit, giving the protein MASYILRRIGGLIPVLFGVTILVFAIMHLSPGDPAKIMLGPKATQESIDKLNMQLGLDQPLHIQYFSWIGNMFSGDWGRSLQMKMDVLPLLMDRFGATLILTLFSALIAAVIGIGVGIISAYKKYSWLDRGLMLFVLIGFCLPVFWLGIILQIVFGLKLEILPISGMYSPGGSGLFELLKHLVLPSLALSAGAGAIIARMTRSSMLEVFEQDYIRTARSKGIHERQVIYIHALKNAFIPVLTVLGMQVGFLLAGAVLVEMIFSWPGIGTLMINGIMARDFPLVQGVILFVATTYVLVNLIVDILYAILDPRISYQ; this is encoded by the coding sequence GTGGCGTCTTATATACTACGAAGAATAGGTGGGCTAATTCCAGTTTTATTTGGTGTTACCATTCTTGTTTTTGCTATCATGCATTTATCTCCAGGAGATCCAGCGAAAATCATGTTAGGACCAAAAGCAACTCAAGAATCGATTGATAAGTTGAATATGCAATTAGGTCTAGATCAGCCATTACATATTCAATATTTTTCTTGGATTGGTAATATGTTTAGTGGTGATTGGGGAAGGTCCTTACAAATGAAAATGGACGTGTTACCTCTTTTAATGGACCGTTTTGGTGCAACTCTCATTTTAACATTGTTTAGTGCATTAATTGCAGCTGTTATCGGGATTGGTGTTGGAATCATATCAGCTTATAAAAAATACTCGTGGTTAGATCGTGGTTTAATGCTATTTGTTCTGATCGGCTTTTGTTTGCCAGTATTCTGGTTAGGAATCATCCTGCAAATTGTATTTGGATTAAAGCTAGAAATCCTGCCAATCTCAGGAATGTATTCTCCAGGTGGATCAGGACTATTTGAGCTATTAAAGCATCTTGTCCTTCCGTCACTTGCGTTATCGGCTGGAGCAGGGGCCATCATTGCAAGGATGACACGTTCAAGTATGTTAGAGGTTTTTGAACAGGATTATATTCGAACTGCCAGATCGAAGGGCATTCATGAAAGACAAGTCATTTACATTCATGCATTAAAAAATGCATTTATCCCAGTGTTAACTGTATTAGGGATGCAAGTGGGTTTTTTATTGGCAGGAGCTGTTTTGGTAGAAATGATTTTCTCCTGGCCAGGCATTGGAACGCTTATGATTAATGGAATTATGGCACGAGATTTTCCACTCGTTCAGGGTGTGATCTTGTTCGTGGCAACGACATATGTTCTCGTCAATTTAATTGTAGATATTTTATATGCAATACTTGATCCCCGAATTTCCTATCAGTAG
- a CDS encoding ABC transporter substrate-binding protein — translation MKRKNKLWLALLLSCSLLVSACSSQTSDKAGSDGTLVVGLEAEPTTLDAHQLSDYNSSRAAMELYDQLVKFKDESTELEPDLAEKWDISEDGKEYTFHLRQDVKFHDGTPFNAEAVKFSIERQTDSNHPYHDTGTFAYADFTFGPVEKVEVVDEFTVKITLKEPFAPFLSNMAMHAASIVSPTALEKHSSDFTMNPVGTGPFKFVSWNKGVEVVLEKNEDYFGGAPSIDQLIFKPITEAQTRLAELESGNIDLIVNIPPDDLERLRGDSNLQVIEQAGMHVWWTALNTQKEPFNNVKVRQAVNYAINKEAIVDGILQGTGELANSPVPPTVWGHNPDVKNYPYNPEKAKELLAEAGYADGFDVTYWVPESGSGMQQPQAMAAAIQSDLAKVGINVEIQTLEWGAYLDKVFVPQEDNDMDMHQMSWIGDNGDPDNFLYILLSGEQWPTNGFNDAYYQNDRVDELLKEARITKDKGQRTAMYEEAQELIMEDAPWVIIDHEKQIVVANSSVKNFKLHPTGVFRFSSVTLD, via the coding sequence ATGAAAAGAAAGAATAAGTTATGGCTTGCCCTGTTATTATCATGTTCATTATTGGTAAGTGCGTGTTCTTCACAAACTTCTGATAAGGCAGGTTCAGATGGAACCCTTGTTGTAGGGCTTGAAGCTGAGCCGACGACGTTAGATGCTCATCAGCTATCAGATTATAATTCTAGTAGAGCTGCAATGGAGCTTTATGATCAACTTGTTAAATTTAAAGATGAAAGCACAGAGCTTGAACCAGATTTAGCCGAGAAATGGGATATTTCTGAAGATGGTAAAGAATATACATTCCATCTTAGACAGGATGTAAAATTCCATGATGGCACTCCATTCAATGCGGAAGCTGTGAAGTTTAGTATTGAGCGTCAAACAGATTCTAATCATCCTTATCATGATACAGGAACATTCGCTTATGCTGATTTTACATTTGGTCCTGTAGAAAAAGTAGAAGTAGTTGATGAGTTTACTGTCAAAATTACTCTTAAAGAACCTTTTGCTCCATTTTTAAGTAATATGGCGATGCATGCGGCTAGTATTGTTAGTCCAACTGCACTAGAAAAACACAGTTCTGATTTTACAATGAATCCAGTCGGAACTGGACCTTTTAAGTTTGTAAGCTGGAATAAGGGTGTTGAAGTAGTATTGGAAAAGAATGAGGATTATTTTGGTGGAGCTCCATCCATTGATCAGCTAATCTTTAAACCTATCACTGAAGCACAAACTCGTTTAGCTGAACTAGAATCTGGAAATATTGACTTGATTGTAAATATACCACCAGATGATCTTGAACGTCTTCGAGGAGACAGTAATCTTCAAGTGATTGAACAAGCAGGGATGCATGTTTGGTGGACTGCACTAAACACTCAAAAAGAACCATTTAATAACGTGAAAGTTCGTCAAGCTGTAAACTACGCGATTAATAAAGAAGCGATTGTTGACGGAATCCTACAAGGAACAGGTGAATTGGCAAACAGCCCGGTTCCACCAACTGTTTGGGGACATAACCCGGACGTAAAGAATTATCCATATAATCCTGAGAAGGCAAAAGAGTTACTCGCTGAAGCTGGTTACGCTGATGGATTTGATGTGACATATTGGGTGCCTGAATCCGGTTCAGGTATGCAACAGCCACAAGCCATGGCAGCTGCTATTCAGTCAGATCTTGCAAAAGTAGGGATTAATGTAGAAATACAAACATTAGAATGGGGAGCTTATTTAGATAAGGTCTTTGTTCCACAAGAAGATAATGACATGGATATGCACCAAATGTCTTGGATTGGAGATAACGGTGATCCTGATAACTTCTTATATATCCTTCTTAGCGGCGAACAATGGCCAACAAATGGATTTAATGATGCATACTACCAAAACGATAGAGTAGATGAGTTATTAAAGGAAGCTCGTATTACGAAAGACAAGGGTCAACGTACAGCTATGTATGAAGAAGCTCAAGAGCTTATCATGGAAGATGCTCCATGGGTCATCATTGATCATGAGAAACAAATTGTTGTCGCAAATAGTTCAGTGAAGAATTTCAAACTACATCCAACTGGTGTGTTCCGTTTTTCTTCAGTCACGTTAGATTAG
- a CDS encoding AraC family transcriptional regulator: MNVLLVDDEPIELDQLELLIHDHFPKWQIEKKRNGSEALTFIKQMKKEGITYHLAFIDIMLSGKNGLDIAAEMKELMPSMDFIVVSAFQEFEYAKQSMYLKALDYLVKPIIESEFKNVLNGYVNKYPEHGIDSEVIQQAIKIVQERYQEPIKLSDISRELHINANYFSRLFSEEVGIPFSDYLLQHRIEMAKQLLLKKKNWSIQRVAEECGFNSQHYFSTSFKKITQFSPLRYRNSAS, translated from the coding sequence ATGAATGTTTTGTTAGTAGACGATGAGCCAATTGAGCTTGACCAATTGGAGTTATTAATTCATGATCACTTTCCTAAATGGCAGATCGAGAAGAAACGAAATGGCTCAGAAGCTTTAACATTTATTAAGCAAATGAAAAAGGAAGGAATAACGTATCATCTGGCCTTTATTGATATTATGTTATCTGGAAAAAATGGTCTTGATATTGCTGCAGAAATGAAGGAACTTATGCCAAGTATGGATTTCATTGTTGTTTCTGCTTTTCAGGAATTTGAGTATGCAAAGCAGTCTATGTATTTAAAGGCTTTGGACTACTTGGTAAAGCCCATCATTGAAAGTGAATTTAAGAACGTTTTAAATGGATATGTTAATAAATATCCAGAACATGGAATCGACTCTGAAGTTATTCAACAAGCCATCAAAATTGTTCAGGAACGTTACCAAGAACCAATAAAGCTATCAGATATTTCTAGAGAACTTCACATTAATGCCAATTATTTTAGCCGTTTATTCAGTGAGGAAGTGGGCATTCCTTTTTCTGATTATTTATTACAGCACCGAATTGAGATGGCTAAACAACTCTTACTTAAGAAAAAGAACTGGTCAATTCAACGTGTAGCAGAGGAATGTGGGTTTAATAGTCAACACTACTTTAGTACTTCTTTTAAGAAGATCACCCAATTTTCCCCATTAAGGTATCGGAATTCAGCAAGTTAG
- a CDS encoding sensor histidine kinase: MLSYEIFFLILLISIIGPVAGLLALVFYNMLEKQTYLLRVENRQITLEKELEKSRFIQLNQQIQPHFLFNSLNSLYGLVRLKKYDILSQSFEHMVLYIRSKYQEKDALILLEEEISHTQHYLEIQMLRFGYRLEVIWDVNEVVNKALTVPYLLQTLVENSFKHGIEMIEGDALLQITIQIVDHDVIQMVVQDNGPGFQGDPFLSKESGIGLINVKRRLELLFGNKSSITIQDVTKQNSGGVIIVNWPLTYQNLQ; encoded by the coding sequence ATGCTATCATATGAGATTTTTTTTCTTATTCTTCTTATTAGTATTATCGGACCTGTTGCTGGGTTATTAGCGCTAGTGTTTTATAATATGCTTGAAAAACAGACTTACTTGTTACGCGTTGAAAACCGACAAATTACTCTTGAAAAAGAGCTTGAAAAAAGTAGATTTATTCAACTTAATCAACAAATACAACCTCATTTTTTATTTAATTCATTAAACTCACTTTATGGACTAGTTCGATTAAAAAAATATGACATTCTCTCTCAATCCTTTGAACATATGGTTCTGTATATTCGTTCTAAATATCAAGAAAAGGACGCATTGATTCTCTTAGAAGAAGAAATTTCGCACACCCAGCATTATCTTGAGATTCAAATGCTTCGATTCGGGTATCGACTTGAGGTCATTTGGGATGTAAATGAAGTGGTAAACAAAGCTCTTACAGTACCTTATTTACTCCAAACATTGGTTGAAAATTCCTTCAAGCATGGAATTGAAATGATTGAGGGAGATGCTCTTCTCCAAATCACCATTCAAATTGTCGATCACGATGTGATTCAGATGGTTGTTCAAGATAATGGACCTGGTTTCCAAGGGGATCCTTTTCTATCAAAGGAATCAGGAATAGGACTAATAAATGTAAAAAGAAGGCTTGAGTTATTATTTGGTAATAAGTCATCGATCACCATTCAAGATGTAACGAAACAGAATAGTGGTGGAGTCATTATTGTTAACTGGCCATTAACCTATCAGAATCTTCAATAA
- a CDS encoding transposase, giving the protein MFFYDVIGGDRCLPRKARKPSRSGVYHIIMRGINRQVIFEDEEDKDQFLEILVKYKRISGFELYGYCLMDNHVHLLLKEGEESISKVMMRICSSYVYWYNWKYERCGHLFQERYKSENVENKRYFLTVLRYIHHNPLKAGIVQSVWDSRWTSIHEYVQHVSIVDIDRGLRLLSEDRKVAIYSFKEYMEESNADKCLEYEVKLSDLEVRDYLFSLGIESSSMLQQMDRDQRDVILSKVKEIKGVSLGQISRITGISKSVIYRAK; this is encoded by the coding sequence TTGTTTTTTTATGATGTAATTGGAGGTGATAGATGTTTGCCAAGAAAAGCAAGGAAACCCAGCAGGAGTGGGGTTTACCACATTATTATGAGAGGTATTAATAGACAAGTGATTTTTGAGGATGAAGAAGATAAAGATCAGTTCCTAGAGATTCTTGTAAAGTATAAGAGAATTAGTGGGTTTGAACTGTATGGTTATTGTTTGATGGATAATCATGTTCATCTTTTATTAAAAGAGGGTGAAGAATCGATATCCAAAGTGATGATGAGAATTTGCTCAAGCTATGTCTATTGGTACAATTGGAAGTATGAACGGTGTGGGCATTTGTTTCAGGAACGTTATAAGAGTGAAAATGTAGAAAACAAGAGGTACTTTTTGACGGTTCTCCGATATATTCATCACAATCCTTTAAAGGCGGGGATCGTTCAATCCGTTTGGGATAGTAGGTGGACAAGTATTCATGAATATGTTCAACATGTCAGTATAGTAGATATTGACCGGGGACTTCGTTTGCTATCAGAGGATCGTAAGGTGGCGATCTATTCGTTTAAGGAATACATGGAAGAAAGTAATGCCGATAAATGTCTAGAATATGAAGTGAAACTTTCTGACTTGGAGGTAAGGGATTATCTATTTTCTCTAGGTATAGAGAGTAGTAGCATGCTTCAACAGATGGACCGGGACCAAAGAGATGTCATTCTTTCTAAGGTAAAAGAAATTAAAGGAGTTTCCTTGGGACAGATTTCAAGGATTACTGGGATATCAAAAAGTGTTATATATCGAGCTAAGTAG